In the Plasmodium chabaudi chabaudi strain AS genome assembly, chromosome: 13 genome, one interval contains:
- a CDS encoding CPW-WPC family protein produces the protein MARLPFVLLVALVCVHSFFFTCTVHNKNDSKSENILSSNGILKNIVKHSPKISEDEINESTMKIVKKAHEDENKILEKIGACQKDYTLPCPKYWEQNQKIMNNEKIITCTANNDYEGFCEKYQSFTYFTEEDKMNFELSCNVEWECKNLNSTCPSGKRDYSEPCPIGFISQNDNSCKADITIYNGMCNSDNINFNHMNNSEKNDWSIACGAYWECYKECQSNEIFSNCPKNWKEINKYDCIPNEKYKGPCKGKHNFQYYTKIMKIEFEEICKTKFVCKQNCQKNYEQEDCPIDWEKQNGYCLAPTSFNLCNKKKLSIENLTVNDKIKFEKECLVNWACKKNEDGNSFCQMDWSYDCPYDWIRQKNNEGKKYICKSNSSNYNGKCKDIILEYNSNEVTKRKIASSCHTPWPCIDKKLIPFMDTSNQYNTKQNNDKNKINGPVTQKGDIYNQNPYHIIDTDKDLADFDILS, from the coding sequence ATGGCACGGCTTCCCTTTGTACTATTAGTTGCACTTGTGTGTGTgcatagttttttttttacatgcactgttcataataaaaatgatagcaagtcagaaaatatattaagcTCAAATggaattttaaaaaatattgtaaaacATTCACCAAAAATAAGCgaagatgaaataaatgaaagcACAATGAAAATAGTTAAAAAAGCTCAtgaagatgaaaataaaatattagaaaaaataggaGCATGTCAAAAAGATTATACATTACCCTGTCCAAAATATTGGGAACAAAaccaaaaaattatgaacaatgaaaaaattattacatgTACAGCTAATAATGATTATGAAGGATTTTGTGAAAAATATCAATCATTTACCTATTTTACTGAAGAagataaaatgaattttgAATTAAGTTGTAATGTAGAATGGGAATGTAAGAATTTAAATAGTACTTGTCCAAGTGGAAAAAGAGATTATAGTGAACCATGCCCTATAGGGTTTATTTctcaaaatgataatagtTGCAAAGCTGatataacaatatataatggTATGTGCAAtagtgataatataaattttaatcaCATGAACAattcagaaaaaaatgattggAGTATTGCATGTGGTGCTTATTGGGAATGTTATAAAGAATGCCAatcaaatgaaatattttcaaattgtccaaaaaattggaaagaaataaataaatatgattgtataccaaatgaaaaatataaaggaCCATGTAAAGGaaaacataattttcaatattatacaaaaataatgaaaatcgaatttgaagaaatatgtaaaacTAAATTTGTGTGCAAACAAAATtgtcaaaaaaattatgaacaagaAGATTGCCCAATTGATTGGGAAAAACAAAACGGATACTGTCTAGCACCAAcatcatttaatttatgtaataaaaaaaaattatcaattgaaaatttaacagtaaatgataaaataaaatttgaaaaagaatGTTTAGTTAATTGGgcatgtaaaaaaaacgaagatGGAAATTCTTTTTGTCAAATGGATTGGTCTTATGATTGTCCATATGATTGGATAaggcaaaaaaataatgaaggtaaaaaatatatttgtaaatcTAATTCTTCTAATTATAATGGTAAATGTaaagatattattttagaatataattcaaatgAAGTTactaaaagaaaaatagcATCAAGTTGCCATACCCCTTGGCCATGTATTGATAAAAAGCTTATACCCTTTATGGATACCTCTAATcaatataatacaaaacaaaataatgataaaaacaaaatcaaTGGACCTGTAACACAAAAGGGAGATATATACAATCAAAATCCTTATCATATAATTGATACTGATAAAGATTTAGCtgattttgatatattatcataa